The Populus nigra chromosome 4, ddPopNigr1.1, whole genome shotgun sequence genome contains the following window.
CAAGCCATGGGTTTCCATACAGGGCCGTTATGAAAAGTGCAGGATAATTATTGATTGTCGGTCTGGCCAAATTAATGGATTTTGCTGGATTAAAAGCACCCGAGTTTAACTGGTCATGACATGGTCTGAAAAACCTTAGATAGCTAAGTTACAGTTCTGAAACTCTTGCTGGATTGAAGACGTATAGGACAAGGCCACGATAGAGTAGTTTCTAACCGAGCGACCGACCAGTACATAAGGAGGAGCCAAAACCGAAATCGTTAATTCCCTCCGACAATGACAACCAACGGGTATACAGTGTCCATGGCCCCCATTAATATATTGTTCtaagctttttttctttcttggtcGGTCCTGGTCTGCTGGGATCAATCAAGTTGCCCCGTAGTTTTAGGCTTTAATCCTGGCTGCCTCGGCAGTCAGCATATCGTTAATTAGAGTTATTTCACCCATTACAAAAATCATTCAGTGTGAGAAACTAGAATTTCAAAACTTGCTTCTAGCCACAATTTTAATTTCGAATCGTGTGGTtcaattgatcaaattttaagtttgtttttcaaaaattattagttaAAGTGCCACAAACCTCAAGTTCATTGAagatttatatgattgttaattttaatgtttttataaattagtcAAAATACATGTAAGCTGACCGAATACtcatgattaaaaagaaaaaggtgcaAGAGACACTTTTGAGTTGGTTTGATTACTTCAAAGCTTCAATTCAAACCCTATAATCTTCGAAGCTTCAATTATATGTTCTGTGCATTGAGATTTCCCCTTATTTTAACTCTTTCTCAGAATCAGCTACATTTGAAATGCTTCTATGATTaggctaatatatatatatatatataaaccgaAACTTTGATtcatttttactgaaattgtttGGCTTAAATGTGTGCAAGGAGGTTTATTTTCGTTCCCGATCCCTGTCAGCATTACTCAAAAAGTCGGAAGTaggaaaaaacttcaattttttttcaccatGCTCTGCTCAATTTATTATATACTCTTTAACCTTTTGTTTTGACCCCACGACTCATTGGGAAATGTACTCAAAGAGAGCATGCGAAGACGTGATCTAATTGATTGTGTTTTCCACGAAGTAAATCATCATTGTATCATAAAAGCAATGCTCATTTTCAATTCAGTGCTGGGTTTCCGCTCTGTTGGTGGAAGCTTGTGGAGGAACCGGCGAGGGAAGCTGCCATGAGCCTCCCTCCCAATTACATGGCTAAGATTTAATTTCCTGGTATTAAAACACGATTCATGCCATGAATTTGCCACTTGTGTCACGAAGATTGTAACGTacattttgtatatatttggGACCTTCCTCTCGTGGGACATATACGAACCACTCCGGAGCTGGCGCCTGCAAAACCTCTTTGTTTGACTTCCATTATTACGAGTTCTTACTGCAGTTGTCAGACCTGATTTCAGtctgattataaaaaataaagctaagtAATTGTATCAGTTcaagttcaatattttttttattgaaatgattttattttttaacttgttaaaATTCAACTAATCGAGCTGGATTAACTTTccagctaatattttttttattcaaattaaaatttgaaccaaattaagttttgaattgattacaagattttttcattcaagttgggcaaaatttaataactaatgaTTCTTATCCACACGGTTTCCCACCCCAATTAACAACCTGTTTgttattaagttttaaaaaaataaaaaattttaatttttatattatttctatatgctaatattaaaaataaaatttaaaaaataaatattttaatgttctttttaaaaaaattaaaaaataaccaatactacaatatcaaactaactcttaatcttaattttatagaatCAAGGAGTCACCATTTCATCAGCACCAACttctgatttaattttattgctatatacttataaattattgtaaaaCTTATAAATTCTAAGAGCACAACttctgttttgaaaaaaattattgtaaaatcgagttaaaatcttgatttaataaaaaatgaaaatttttaaattttaacttccaaattttaaaaaaagttattttaaatcatttttttttaatcaaatatactTTTAACTTAAAGTTATCTTAACTTATTACAAGTTATTCATGCTTGAATTGCGATTTAAAGTCAACGGTCGCCTTTCCCATCAACTGGGATCCAGTTCAAGATTTTTTTGGAAGTGTTCGGGAAtgatactttgaaaaatctaacaatccatatttatttttaatagacaCAATCTGTCgatgataaaactttaaaggaATTCCATGTACCTTTTATCTTTGATAAATATCTCACCTTTTAGAttgaatgttgaaaaataattattttcatctctaacaatttattatttcgaactgtgttccaaataatattttttaaaaaaattaaaaaaattattttttatatttttaaattgttttgatgtaatttttttaaagattattttgatatatttttaaataaaaatatttttttaaaaattatataaaatactttttaaaaaatcatgatatttaattgattCATGGTCGgtcaagaaaagaaaggaggctCATGAGTTGATAACAAGTGAGAAAGCTCATGGCTGAATAATCATGATTATTCTAGATTCACTTTCTTTTCTACTTCTTAAAAGGGTATTaagtgaaaaacaattattttcaatctctaataatttattatttacaatcatgttataaataatattttttaaaaattaaattttttttaatttttttatatttttgaattattttaacatgctgatgtaaacattattttttaaaaaaatatattattttaatatatttttaaactaaaaaaaactttgaaaaaaaaaaacttgtaccACACACCCCATCATCATCctaaaaacaaagatttaagACTTATATTCATTATATAGTTTATTATTACGAGGAGATGAAAAACATGCTccatctaattaattatttgattaaatagttaacctaaatatattatatatgaaacCTAAAATCTTGTATCGATTTAAAAATAGTTGagatattgaattaaataataaaaaaaagaacaatttcTCAGCTTTTTCTTACTAatattaaattacaatttacTTGTGTGTGAACATACGAACCAAAAGCATGCCGAACTCTATCCGAGTAAACTCACATGACAACATGAGCCGAAGCATGCCGGATGCCACGTGAGGGCatactttaataataataataattattattattattttccaatGATAACCTCTAGTTTCTAAAGCAATCAATCTCCCAATTACCTTACGCGTAATTAAGCAGTCAATTTTCTAACCAGTAGTGTTAATTAATCCCACTACCGTTGCTTGGAACGAAACATGTCGTTAGGAATTAACTCTTAACCAGCCTAccttccttctcctcctccctccctccctccattTCTCTTCAGCAACCTCTACTCtgatccctctctctctctccgaaCTCCTTGAAAACTTGCACTTCattgctttctttttgtttttagttccTAACGTGAATATCCACAGACCATGAAGTATTCTAGGACGAAGCAGCAACCAGAGGTGACTGTCTCTcgttttcctctttcttttccccttcttcttttcaattttgaatatttatatggAAACCTGAGAGTGAATCTGGGGCAGATAAGTAGAGCTGAAACGTGTTGTTCTTTGGGTTGTCGGTGCATATATACAGCTATTTTGGCCAAGAGTGGTGGTTCGTAAATTGCTAAATATCAGCTCCAAAGAATGCGATTACAGCGCCGACTCTGACGACGATAACGCTTCTGATTCTGCTTCCGATATCAATGGTAACACCAAAATCCCACACTCTCTGAATGAGAAAAGAACTGCTTGTCTTTctgttttctaaattattttctctTGGCTATTTCTATGAAGAGATTTTTGGTTGTGTTTTGGTGCAGAATTTGATGAATGCTCGAGAGGATCACAATCTGGAAGTAAAAGAGGGGAGGATGCTCAAGGTGATCTCaactttatttgctttttattgcttcttcttcttcttcttctaagtTTCAATTACTCGCAGCTGGACTCTTGGCGCTTTGAGTTTGACTAGTGTGTATATTGACTCTTTTCCATGATATTATCTCGAATTAGTTGCAAATTTGTCCATGGAAACATTTGATTCTTGAACATAGTCTAAACTGTGGCTTTGTATTCGGTTTAGAATTCTATTGATTCTGGGACGTTGAGATATTTTCTTCTTGTAGTCTGGTGGGATTGAATTTTATAGTTCTGGGGATTTAAAGATTTCAATTTTGGTATGCAACTCAAAGAATTCCATATTGATTCCTCATGTCTACTTTCTCATATAAGAGCTGTCAAGCATAATTGAAAATTGGTAAAGATGCCTGCTATTTCTTGACTATTAGTTGGCTGGAGGTAGGCACAGATGCATTTTCTATTACtttatttaaatattcaaaGAAATCTTCTAAACCATGGATAAGGCATTGATTGTTTGATGTGACGGTCGTTTTggttttctcttcaattttatGCTTGATTCAGATTTTGGTAGACCACTGGTGTGCCCGCATGGAAATATCATCATGACATCGGAATGagtcaatatatttttctctctctacttaGATGCAGCAGCCTTGTTTTGCGAATGCTATAAAAAGAGTTAGAGGTCGAGTCTTTCGTGGTTTGGAAGTTAAGCAGTCATGGCTGCTTCAAACTTGAGTCTGCATTGATGAGAAGTTTCATTATGCTGCATTGCCTTTTCATTTTGACTTATTTCCTGgacaaatgttttaaaactccAGATTCTATTCCAAGGATAAGGAGAAGATTGTCAGAGACATTTAGAGCACAGTATATAAACACAAAGGAAATCAGGTCCAATATCCTTCCCTTATATCCTGGTAACATAAGAGCAAACTCCAGTTACACTCATGctgaatttcttcttcttcttcttcttcttcttttccactTTGTGTTAGCTGGTGCTTTCtttgttattgaaaaaaaaaaaaaaatcagtttggcCTCCTGTTAACTAAGAAATTGGATTTTGCCAAACTCCTTACCTCAGAATATGCGTTGGGACGTGGAATGTTGGAGGAAAACTTCCAAATGATGACCTAGATATCGATGACTGGATTGATACTGATGATCCTGCTGACATCTACGTGTTTGGGTAAGTGTTTCCCTGCACCTCGTCCAATACCAAACTCAGCATATCCATAGGTAATCTGCTATCTCTGCCACAATGCCAGCATAAGATCTGAACATTAATCTTCAttgattcaattaaaccttgctCTTTTGCTAAGAAACAATATGATCAATTTAAAGAGAAGTCTATATGTATAGAACTCAAGGAAATCAGAACTTTTAACAAAGGAAAGCGAGGCAACATGTTGATTTTCGAACTGTTATTGGTAAAGGCCAAAGAGGGAAAACAGGAGGTATGAACCCCTACTCTTTGGCACGAAAATTGAAATTGCCACCCATAATTAAACCTACTCTTAGCTGACATCTAAACATTAACATGTCAGTGAAGGTATATGATGTGGTTTTATATCCACTCGACATGACTCCAGcaatataatttactttttattgccTCAACTTGTTGCATGTTGTTTGTTCTTTTCCATAAAATGCATAATTTTTCTTCCTGGTTCTGTCAATCCTTGTCTCAAATTGGTTCTCGTCCAAGTTAGTTCACTTGAGAAATAGGACAAATGCTTCATTTCTTCAGGCTTCAGGAGATTGTACCCTTAAACGCTGGGAATATCTTTGGCGCTGAAGACAGCCGCCCAATTCCTAAGTGGGAAAACATTATTCGTGAAACACTGAACAGAATTCGACCAGCAAGGACTAAGGTTAAATGTTACAGTGATCATCCATCTCCATCAAAATTTATGTCATCTGAAAATGTGCCCACTATAGAAGAAGAGATATTACTTGAAAGCGATAGTGATATTGGTGAAGAAATCCATCCcttccatgaagaatccaatgGATTTGATGAACTCAATGATAAATCAATTACAGGTGACATGAACTCAAATTCTGGAGTTCCAGACAATCAAATTCTGGATTTACAGAAGCAATTTTCTTCTCCAAAAAAACTAGATGGATTAAATTGCTTGCGGACCGAAGATTCTGCAGGAGATGTAGAAGCATCGGCAGCTCCTCAAAAATTAACTAGAATTCTTAGTAGTTCTGAATGGATTGGCTTGAGTTGGCCAGAGCCCCCTTTAAACTTGCTATCTCAGCATGTTTTGCAGAGACCAACTTccttcaaatcaattaaatcatttaaagcaACCAATTCTTTTGGAGGATATAGTTCTTTAAAGTCAGTTTCaagtgaaataaaaacaaaattggctTTGTTTGCCGAGCTTGACTTTGAATCTCTCATAAAACGGAATAGAAGATCATCATATGTAAGGATAGTGAGCAAGCAGATGGTCGGAATCTTCCTCACTATTTGGATTCGTAGGAGCTTGCGTAAGCATATTCATAACTTAAAAGTGTCCACAGTTGGTGTTGGTGTTATGGGCTATATTGGTAACAAGGTCCGTTTCCTAACCTAATTTTACTTGCATTTTGatcatttcttttcaattcaatcaGTTTGAAGGTTATGATATTGCATACTTTTGACAAGTGATAGTTCCTTTcatatttagattaaattttctttcatggTTTGAGCATGTACAGCTTGATAGAATTGGAAAACTAGTGATTCTCTCTGAAAAACTCCACTGTATTATCATTTGTTCGAGATTGCAAATCTCATTTTATAGACAACTTTATCAGATAATGAAATGTGGAACCTTGTTTCAAGAAAGCCAAATGCTTAATTATTACCCCTGATGTCTTGTATATGATATCATGCCTAGAaattggtgaaaatattttcagaATTTTCATGTTTGAACTGCAAATATGAATTGCTTCTAATCCTTTTCATTTAAGGTAATCCTTCACATAGTATGACTGTTTTTCAAACTTTCAGGGATCAATATCAGTCAGCATGTCAATATATCAGAcatttttctgttttgtatgCACACACCTCACGTCAGGTGACAAGGATGGAGATGAACTCAAAAGAAATACCGATGTTCATGAAATACAAAGGAGGACTAAATTTCATCCCTTTTCCAGTGTTGGACTTCCTAAAGGCATCTATGATCATGAGTGAGTATATGGCATCTAAATAAAAATGCAACATGTCTCTGGGTGATTTGAGTGTTTTGGCCCCATATTTGACATCCTTcatacttttgaattttttcttttccagccTCCAGGAAAGTTCTTGTTGCTGGTTGTTTTCATTGTCTCTTTAATAGAAGATGATGTAACATAACACTAACCTTTATCACCTATGCAGACGAATTATCTGGTTAGGTGATTTGAATTACCGCATCAACTTGTCATACGACCAAACATGTGAACTCATCTCCAAAAAGGAGTGGTCCAAGTTAGTGGAAGGGGACCAGGTACCTTAgcaattgttaatttttttaagcaaattATGCAATAAGAGATTGAAGTACTTTCCCTTGTGAGTGATTTTGTATGTTTGTGCGTGAATGTACTCACCTGCTAAGGTTTCTGAACCTTGAGTTATTTGTACAGCTTGTACGAGAATTAAGAAAAGGCTGTGCATTCGATGGATGGTCAGAGGGTATATTGGATTTTGCACCAACATATAAATATGAGATGAATTCTGAGAAATACTGCGGAGAAGATCCAAAGGTTGGAAGGCGTATTCCTTCATGGTATGATTCTGCAGTATTTGAGTGGTATAATAGCTTTTCCACTCATCTGCTTAATTCATTTTGTTAACTCGTCATCTGCATCTGtatattttattgtgttgttgTAGGATTATTTATTCTGTTGAAAACAGCCCTTCACATGACTCTGTATTTAATGTTGCTGGGTTTAGAAGACTCCCCCACCAATTTGTTTGTTAGTTCATTCAGTATATAGGATTGTCAGAGGTTACGTGGTTTTTCTTTCTAGTTTGCTGTTCGCTCATCTTTTAGAAATGATGCTTACATTTGTGTCCGGGGCATGTTGTGGTGTTCTCTTTGTACACCTTTcgttttattctttctttctgaGGCTAAAGTTTTTTCTTATGCACTTAAGATACATCCCCAACAGCTTTATGAAAACATACCAATGGATACACAAGCATTCCGAATGGTTGAAACTGCAGTGCCCAACTTGGGTTATTTAGTGGCCATCCCAAAATGTGTCTTCTGTCAATCATTTGGTGAAGATGCTGGAAGATGACAATGTAAAGTAGAGGAATGGCTATTGTATTAACACAAAATAAGTTGCAAATTACTCAACCTTGAATGGAATAAATATCATCATCCCCTCCCTGCATCCTTTCTCCTCATGTAaacattcattttcttttccatccTCTAGATTTTTACCATTAATGTGCTTGCCGTCACAGCCACCATATTTCCGATCCTCCAGAGAAAATTGAACATGATAgattttagaatattatttatgtaaatttttatattataccaGTAAATGCTTCAACTCTCAGTTTTTTGCTTAATAGCACCTACCTAATTGTGTGATTATCAGTTTCTTCTATGAATTATACACCAATGTGCACTATCTTTTAGGTGTGATCGCATCCTTTCATATGGAAAGGGAATGAGGCTACTGAACTACAGGAGGAAAGAGCTAAAACTTTCTGATCACCGGCCTGTGGCTGCCACATATATGGCTGAGgttgaggtgttttctcctaggaAGCTACAGAAGGCGCTCACATTCACAGATGCAGAGATTGAAAATGAGGAAGTTGTGGCAGGCTTGGGAATTGATGTTAGAATAAGCCAGTTGAGATTGGAGCAGGTGAGAACTAAGCCATGTATGTGAACTGCATAAGTGTTAATGGGTTAAATCTATGTAGGTCTTAAGGGGTGCAGTATTAGCATTTCTGGGTGCGACGTATCCAGGGAAAGAAATCTAGAATTTTCACCTTAATCTTACACGTGAAAAGTTGTTAAATGAGAAATGatgttgcttcttcttcttcttcttcttcttcgtgcCCCTGAACTAGAGACCTTATGCTGCTGGAAGACATTCAATGAACTCATTTCACAGCATTGTTATTCATCTTTCAGCACTTGTGGTGTTTT
Protein-coding sequences here:
- the LOC133693018 gene encoding type IV inositol polyphosphate 5-phosphatase 3-like; protein product: MKYSRTKQQPELFWPRVVVRKLLNISSKECDYSADSDDDNASDSASDINEFDECSRGSQSGSKRGEDAQDSIPRIRRRLSETFRAQYINTKEIRICVGTWNVGGKLPNDDLDIDDWIDTDDPADIYVFGLQEIVPLNAGNIFGAEDSRPIPKWENIIRETLNRIRPARTKVKCYSDHPSPSKFMSSENVPTIEEEILLESDSDIGEEIHPFHEESNGFDELNDKSITGDMNSNSGVPDNQILDLQKQFSSPKKLDGLNCLRTEDSAGDVEASAAPQKLTRILSSSEWIGLSWPEPPLNLLSQHVLQRPTSFKSIKSFKATNSFGGYSSLKSVSSEIKTKLALFAELDFESLIKRNRRSSYVRIVSKQMVGIFLTIWIRRSLRKHIHNLKVSTVGVGVMGYIGNKGSISVSMSIYQTFFCFVCTHLTSGDKDGDELKRNTDVHEIQRRTKFHPFSSVGLPKGIYDHERIIWLGDLNYRINLSYDQTCELISKKEWSKLVEGDQLVRELRKGCAFDGWSEGILDFAPTYKYEMNSEKYCGEDPKVGRRIPSWCDRILSYGKGMRLLNYRRKELKLSDHRPVAATYMAEVEVFSPRKLQKALTFTDAEIENEEVVAGLGIDVRISQLRLEQVLRGAVLAFLGATYPGKEI